The sequence ACAGAGAGACAAGCTCATCAAAAGTTTTCCGATTCTTACAACAATCCCATGATTTAAATAGAGAAAAGAGGTATACATAATGATGTATTATCTAAATTACTGAAATTATCATGACGCTCAAAGAGATCCTTAAAATTCCCAATGTCCGCTACTTCTTGATGTTCAGAAGCAGCTACTTTGCGCGTTTTTATTACCCTATTTTCACCCTACTCTATTTAGATTACGGATTAACCCTCTCTCAGTTTGCCATGCTAAACGTAGTTTGGGCGGCGACCATCGTGCTTGCAGAAGTACCATCAGGGGCGTTCGCCGATACCTTGGGTCGCAAAAAGCTTGTAGTGCTGTCTTCGATTGTCATGTTCATTGAGATCGCGATGATCGCGCTAGTGCCGACTGGAGACGCAAATCTTGTCTTCATTGTTTTTCTGGTTAACCGGATATTAAGTGGCTTAGCGATGGCGTTGGCCAGTGGAGCCGACGAGGCATTGGCTTACGACACCTTGAAAGAGCAAGGTAACGAAGAGTTATGGCCGCGGGTGTTACAAATCCAGCTTCGTGTCGCGTCTAGTGTGGGGATCTTTGTCACCTTGATTGGTGCTGCGATGTACGACGTGAATTTTATGACGAACATCTTTCATGCTCTCGGATTAGCAGAGCCAGAAAGCACCAAAGACCTCATGCGCATCCCTGTTTTCGCTACTCTGTTTGTCGCTATGATCGCCATTTATGCCGCGGTTAACATGCGCGAAGAGAAAAAGGTGATGCCAAGCGATCAAACCAAATTAGCAACCACCATCGCCAGCCTTAAATTAACGGCTGACACAGGTAAGTGGGTACTTGCTACGCCTTACGTGCTGTTCATCTTGCTGTACTACAGCCTGTTCGAACACACCTCGAGAATGTTCCTAACCATGAACAGCCAATACTATCTCGCGATCGATATTCCTATCATCTACTTCGGTTTTATTGGCGCGGGGATCAGTTTACTCAAAATCATCTTGGCGGGACAAAGCCGTAGATTGGCAGAAAGCATCGAGCCTAAAACCTTCATTGTGGTCATGGGGTTAGCGAGCATGGCGACCTACTATTGGACCAGTTTAGGTTGGTCGATTTATGGCGTGATTCCCGCGTTGGTGCTGATCTTTATCATCATGACGATGAACATATTCATTAGCTACCACCTGAACAAAAAGACGGAATCACACAACCGAGCGACCGTTCTCAGCTTCAAAGGCCTGATGTTTAACCTTGGGTATGGCTTGATCGGTATTTTGTATGCTTATTACTACAAGTTGGTCTCTAATAATTACACAGAGCAAGAGATAGAACAGAACCTCGCCTTCCTAGCATCGCTATCTTCGTTCTGCTACTACTTCGCTTTATTGTTCGTTTTGATTAGCGCGTTGTTCTATTTCAAAAACAAAAAACAGCCAATCTTTTGAAGAAAACGTCGATTTTTTCAAGAACGCTCTAATACCGAATAGAGAGTAAAAGTGAGCCTCTGGCTGTAAATAGACTATGTCGCTTCTTATCATGTGATTTTTTGTTAGTATCATCATCAAATTACATCACACATGGAAGCGTCATGTCTTTTAGTTGGATCGCCTTTACTCTTCTCGCAGCCTTTAGCCAATCTTGGCGCAATGCCTTTCAAAGCAAACTCAGTGGCACCATGAGCGTGGCTGGCGTGACGTTGGCGCGTTTTATTTGGGCTGGCCCAATAGCCCTTATTTACCTCTACACCCTCTATCAATGGCAGCCTGTAGCTATCCCCGACTTTTCGGGTGAATTTGTTTTCTATATTGTTGCTGCCGCCATTATGCAGATCCTCGCGACCGGCTTAATGGTGATGCTGTTCAAGCTAGAAAACTATGCGATAGGCGCTGGGTTAGCCAAGTGTGAAGCTCCTGTTTCTGCGGTGCTCTCCGTGTTGTTTTTTGGCACCGCATTAACAGTGACAGGTTGGGTCGGCGTACTTATTGGTACTTTAGGCGTGCTAATCATGAGTAGCGCTTCTGGCTGGCGAAGCTTGTCCCCGAAAGTGTTCTTGTTAGGTATGGCGTGTAGCACCGCCTTTGCTTTAACGTCTCTTTGGGTACGTGAAGCTAGCTTGAGCATTGGCTTACCCTTCCCTCACAGCGCAGCGTGGGTGCTGTTCCTAGTTATTTCCCTTCAAACAGTGATTATCTGTACGTACCTCTTTTTCAGAGAACGCGACACGTTACACCAGATATTCAAGAAGTCGAGATTGGTGGTGATGACAAGCTTAGCCAGTGTGATTGGTTCTCTTGGCTGGTTTAGTGCGATGTCACTTCAAGCCGTGCCTTATGTGAAAACGTTGGGACAAGTTGAGGTGGTCTTTATGGTGTTGATATCTTACTTCTGGTTGGGGCAAAGCATCGCGCGCAAAGACATTGTTGCGCTCATCTTACTCTCTATCGCAGCAGTATTAGTGATGTGGCAATGAGTAAGTTTCTCAATGCTTGGGCGTTGGCAAATAATACCCGAACAAAATATTCATCCACAGTATAAATCTTACCGTGGCATAAAATGATAAGAACGACCGCCACATAATTTTTATAGTGCTCGTATCAGCTATTAATCATAACCCAATAGGATACAGCCCAATGAAAACGCTCGCTCAAATCGCACTAGCAACGATCTTTTTTACAACCTCAATGATGGTATTCGCTGAACCCGCGACGATAAACCAATCCCAATCAAAAACGGCAACCACAACTGTGAAACATGAAGCAATGACTGTAACGTTAACTGATAAACATTTTACGTCTGCAGAAGAAACTGAAGCCACTGCCTCACAGACTTTAACGCAAAGCCAAAAAACAGACTCAGCGCCACAGCCAACAATATAATGGCTGTATCAAAATAGTGGCGGGGCAAACTAACGCATAAAGACCTGTCATCATCAGGCAGTGACGAGCTCGTTAATATGGCTAGGACAAATTGAAGTCATATTGCGACCGTTTGTTTTCGCTTGATACAACGCTTTGTCGGCTCGACTAATAAACCCATCCCAATTCTCATGTGGGTGAAGCTGAGCGACACCGAAACTCGACGTCAGAAACATCTCTTTTCCTTGCACGGCTGAGATCTCTGAAATAGACAATCGCAGCTTACAAGCAATAGCCTGTGCTTGTAGGAAATTGACATTGGGTAATAAAATCATTATCTCGTCTCCGCCAAAACGGAACGCGCTGGCTGTTGGCGATGTTTTTATCGCACTTTGAACCATTTCAGCAAAAGACTTGATCACGAGATCACCCACAATGTGTCCGTGTTGATCATTGATCGACTTAAAATTATCAATATCCATCATAATGGCACTGACAGGCGTAGTACCCGCCTGCTTCATGATGACTGGAACCATTTCATCTAATGCTCTGCGGTTTCCAAGTGCCGTTAAAGGATCACTGTAAGACAGGTCATGAATAGACCTAAGTAACCTTGCATTAATCAACCAGAGCATCGTGAAGCTCATCGATACGATAAGAACAATACTGACTAAAAAGGCAAGTTGATGAATAAGTGCGGCCGCCATGAAATCCTCCAGCTCAGCTGAAAATAACGTCACCGTTACTCGGAAAACCATAAACCCGCCATATATCAAAAATGACAAGGCCATCATCCGAGTTGCTAAGGTTAAGTCATCGCGTTGACCCTTCAATACCGCAAAGGCAGTACAAACAGTCACAAAGGCCAAATAGAAACTAATGAGGATGATTCGAGCCTTGATGGAAGGTTCGTAGTACGTAAAATAAATAAAACATGGCAAAAGAGCCAACATCATCAGACTACTTAGGTAGGTGCATTTTAGGGAATATTCTCGAAACAGGCATAAGCTATACAAAGCGAGATGAAAGCCAAGCGCAATGACCATGTTGGCGCCAATAACAGTGATCCAATCAGGGAGTTCCCCTCTTAGGCTCAACATCAACGGCCCACTTCCGATAACAAATATTGAAATGGAAAAAATTGAAAGCCCTTTAATGGACTGTTGGGTAAATTGGAACAGCAACAAGCCAATGCAGTAAATGAAAGAGAACAAAATAATAATAAAATTAAGTGTTCTCATATCCAGCGAAAAACCATCCATGATTTACTCTCTTCCCTAAGCCAATTAAATTATAACATGGTCAATAGTTATCGAAATCATAAATTTATTCACTATATGAATCATTACACTTTGTAAAATAGGGGATGTGTCACATATGGGGAGATCGGTATCGCATGAGTCCATGATATGGATAGGTATGTAAAACTCGCCCCATATGGCTTTATAACATCACTGAATCTACACGCTTCTTCACTCGTTACTTGGTTGAATGACGACTGTCTGGCATTATGCGCTCAAGAAATCTGTAGTTATTACGCGGTACAGAATGAATGAAGGTAGTCAGTGGTAGAAAACAGCCAACAATTAAGTAGCCAATACGACGAACATGGTTACTTTGTTATCAGAAATTATTTCAATGAAGCTCAAATTGCATCGCTAAGAAAAGTCGTGCTGAAATTCCATGAATCATGGAAAGCAGACAACGAAGAATTCTATCAAGAAGAAGCATTTAACTCGTCTTTGATTACGGGAAGTGAGTATTTGCCAACCGAAGATAGACGCGTACTTTTCAACTTCATCAGCTCAAAAAAAGTCATGGAAGTGGTCGATGCGGTGATTCCGAACAAACCGGCATTCATGAATACACAGCTGTTCTTCAACCCAGTAAACCCGCAGCAAAAAGACTTCTGGCATCGTGACTGTCAATACGACTACGACATTGATGACCAGATGAAAGTCATCATGGAAACCCAGGTATTGCATCTGCGAGTGCCCCTTTTTGATGAGCCAGGTATGGAGCTTATCCCCGGAACACATAAGCGCTGGGACAACGAAGAAGAGTACAATGTTCGCCAAGAAGAAAACGGCAAAGTGAGCAGCGATGACATATCTGGCGGTAAGCAAATACCATTAGCAGCCGGGGACTTATTGGTGTTTTCAGCGGATATGATCCACCGAGGCCGTTATGGCTTGGATCGTTTAGCTTTGGATATTTTGATCTTCGATTCGGCGGCAGACTATGTCGACTACGTTGATGACGACTGTTTACCAACACCAGCTATGTTGAGCAATATTAGCGACCCAAGATTGTTTATGAACACGCTACACTTAAAATCAATGCAGTACTCATAATCCATAAAGGTACCGGAACTATGACTGACACTAAGCAAAATACCCGAATTAGCCAGTTCCGTTTCGGTCAGCCAAAAGAATCTCTCAAGTTAGAACATGTCGCTTTAGGGGCACTAGACAAAGATAAAGTTCGAGTACAAATTGAAGCGACTAACATCAACCCTAGTGATCTGTTGTCGATTTATGGTGTGGGCCAATACAAACATAGCCACCAGCCGCCGAGAGTACCGGGGTTTGAAGCGGTAGGAAGGGTTATCGAGTCCAGTCATGCAGAGTTTGCAGTGGATCAGCGCGTGCTTGTGGCAACCAGTGGAACATGGCAGAACTATGTCGATGTATCACCAGATGACCTGTTCCAAATTCCTCAGCATCTAGAAAATGGCTACGCCTGCCAGTTGTACATTAATGCGCTAACCGCATGGGTGTTGACGACAGAAGTGGCTAAGCTGACCCAAGAAGATGTGTTGATCATCAACGCAGGCAGCTCTGCCATCGGTAAGATCTTCTCCCAGTTATCAGTATCACTCGGCTTCCAAATCATTGTCGTTACATCACAGCCGACACAATACCCAACCACTTCCAGTTGGGTGTTAGATGCGAACGCTAATCTAGTTTATCAAATTAAGGCGTTAGACTTACCTATGCCAACCGTTGCCTTTGATGCGATTGGCGGTTCACCCGGAACCGATCTTATTCACACCCTTGGCAACAATGGGCGCTTTATCAACTATGGGACGTTGTCGCTGGATTTTTACGAGCCACGCTTCTTTGAATACGCGAAAAGCCAACACATCGATTTCAGTACCTTCTTCTTACGTTATTGGGAAGAAGCGGAAGGTAAAGATGTTCGCCGTGATAAGTTCACGACCATGCTAGATCACTTCATCACAAACGACATTCAGCTCGACATTGACCGCTATCTGCCATTCGATGAAGTGCAAACCGCGATTGATCTCATTGAATCGAAAACCATACGCTTGAACGGCAAGATCATATTACAGCCACAGTAAGTGAAAGTTGGACGATATACCTTGTTTATCTCAACAGGCAAGACGTTCAACAGCTTACAAACGTGCTTATTAATACACCAACGCATAGAAAGTTTGATCAAAGAATTCGGAGTATTAAAAGATAGCGAAGAGTTGTAGTGAGTTTCATCGTAACTTAAGTGGTTACGAGATAGTCATGAATCACATTTATTTGAAACACCAGTAAGTTACATCACCATAAATATGACACTGATCACCCATAAGGTAATCTCGATTCTATATGGTAGCGTCATACTTAAAACCACGATGTGAACATACTTATGAAAAGACACATACTATCAAGCGCCATCCTACTCTCTCTAGCCTTTCCGACCTTTGCAGCTGATGGCGACATACACGATGTCACGATACTGGGTACTTCAGATATCCACGGTCATTTTATGGCGTGGGATTACGCGGCAGATAAACTCAACACTCGTGGTAGCTTGAGCCAAATCGCGACCAAGGTTGGTGAGATCCGCAAAGAGCAATCTAACATTATCCTTGTCGACGCTGGCGACACCATCCAAGGCAACTTCGTAGAAACCTTCAAAGACGAGCCCGTTGATCCAATGATGCTTGGCTTTAATCACATGAAATATGATGTGTGGGTTTTAGGTAACCACGAATTCGACTTTGGCCTTAAAACGCTCAACAGAGCCGTTACCCAATTTAAAGGGCAGTCTCTCGGCGGCAACATCAAGAACAAAAACGGAAATCCATTCTTACCGGGTTACACCATTCTAGAACGCGGTGGCATTAAGATCGGCGTGATCGGAATGGATACCCCAATGACGGAGGTCTTTGCGCAAGGTACCAACCGTTTAGAAGGCGTCACTTTCACTAATCCAACCTTGGAAGTGAAGAAAATCGTCAAAGAGATTGATGATAAAGTGGATGCTATCGTATTGGTTGCCCATATGGGGATTGAGAACGAGAATGACATTGCCGACACCGGTGTCACAGACATTGCCAACGCAAACCCAGAGCTTGATGCCATTGTTGCTGGCCACATGCACACTCGCATCGATAAGGCCGTTGTGAATGGCGTTATTATTACTGAGCCCGACAAATATGGCCGAGCCCTATCTCGTATCGATCTTCAATTTGAAGAGCGCGATGGCACATTCACTCTCGTCAACAAAGACAGCTTCACTTATAAAATCAAAGGTATCGATTCTGATGAGAATATGGACGAGCTATACCAGCCTTATCATAAACAACTCCGAGAAATGGCGAATCGACCTGTCGCTCAGCTTACCGGCGTTGATTTAGTCCCTGAAAACGAAATCCGCGGTATCCCTCAAGTCCATGTTCAAGACACAGGCATCAGTGCGCTATACCAAGAAGCGAGCTTCTTCTATGCACCTAAAGCCAATGTCATCGCACTTCAAATAGACAATGACAATGCAGAGCTCGATGTTGGCCCAATCAAAGCCAAAGACATCGCGTACAACTACCAATATGCAGGTGGCGAAATCACTGTCTACCAGATGACAGGCAAAGAGTTAAGAACCTACATGGAATGGTCTGCGGGCTACTTCAACTCAGTACAACCTGGCGATGTGACCTACAGCTTTAACCCTGAACGTAGAGCTTCAAAATATTCGACCAATGACTTCTTCGCGGGCGTAACTTATACCATCGACCTCACTCAGCCTGCAGGTACACGCATCACCAACCTCGCGTTTGCTGATGGCACACCGGTAAAAGATGAAACAGAAATCCGCATTGGTATGAATAGCTATCGAATGGGTCATCTAACCAAGCAAGGCGGCGTGCTAGAGGGTGAATCGTTCCCTGTACTCTTTGATACTGAAGCCGAGTATGGAGAAGAAGCAGGCACAATCCGTAATATGACCATCAAGTATCTTAAAGAAGAAAAGAACGGCCAGTATGAAGGCAAACCTCAGCAGCGTTGGGCACTTTCTGGTTTAGAAAGCCGCTACAACGAACAGCGTGAGATCGTAAAGTCATTGATTAATGATGAAACCATATCAATCCCAACCAGTGACGATGGCCGCTACACAAACATCGCTTCTATCAACGTGAAAGAGCTGATGTTCAAATCTGACGAAGCCAAACAAACAGCCATAACCACACGCGAAAAGAAACTGGCGCAGGCAACTGAGCAAGAGAGTAAGCAAATCAAACGCGAAATCACTCTGATCAAAGCGCTCAATTAAGCTCTGACCTCAAACCAATAACGACTTAACGACGCTTAGAGCGTGGTTAAGTCGTTGATTGTGTTATCTTGCGCTCGTTTTAGAGTCCCGATTAGACAATTTATATTTGATATTTAAAACGTTTAGGGAAATCTATACATCAAATATTTATCGCAATAAATAAGCTATATGATAAAGCGGCACTAGACTCACCTATACCCTAACTATGCCATAATATTTTTCTGTAACATCAACCAAATCTTGGGCCTTATTGAGTAAATCTATAAAATTATTCTCGTACTTTTGTAGAGTATCTTTTTCACACCAATGCCACATTGCAGGAGGATAGTTCGTCACATCTTCAATCAAACTACAACGTTTTAACTCATAGAGCGCCTCTAAGTATTCTGGTTCAAAATTTATGGCTAAGACTTCAA is a genomic window of Vibrio crassostreae containing:
- a CDS encoding MFS transporter, yielding MTLKEILKIPNVRYFLMFRSSYFARFYYPIFTLLYLDYGLTLSQFAMLNVVWAATIVLAEVPSGAFADTLGRKKLVVLSSIVMFIEIAMIALVPTGDANLVFIVFLVNRILSGLAMALASGADEALAYDTLKEQGNEELWPRVLQIQLRVASSVGIFVTLIGAAMYDVNFMTNIFHALGLAEPESTKDLMRIPVFATLFVAMIAIYAAVNMREEKKVMPSDQTKLATTIASLKLTADTGKWVLATPYVLFILLYYSLFEHTSRMFLTMNSQYYLAIDIPIIYFGFIGAGISLLKIILAGQSRRLAESIEPKTFIVVMGLASMATYYWTSLGWSIYGVIPALVLIFIIMTMNIFISYHLNKKTESHNRATVLSFKGLMFNLGYGLIGILYAYYYKLVSNNYTEQEIEQNLAFLASLSSFCYYFALLFVLISALFYFKNKKQPIF
- a CDS encoding DMT family transporter; protein product: MSFSWIAFTLLAAFSQSWRNAFQSKLSGTMSVAGVTLARFIWAGPIALIYLYTLYQWQPVAIPDFSGEFVFYIVAAAIMQILATGLMVMLFKLENYAIGAGLAKCEAPVSAVLSVLFFGTALTVTGWVGVLIGTLGVLIMSSASGWRSLSPKVFLLGMACSTAFALTSLWVREASLSIGLPFPHSAAWVLFLVISLQTVIICTYLFFRERDTLHQIFKKSRLVVMTSLASVIGSLGWFSAMSLQAVPYVKTLGQVEVVFMVLISYFWLGQSIARKDIVALILLSIAAVLVMWQ
- a CDS encoding GGDEF domain-containing protein; this encodes MDGFSLDMRTLNFIIILFSFIYCIGLLLFQFTQQSIKGLSIFSISIFVIGSGPLMLSLRGELPDWITVIGANMVIALGFHLALYSLCLFREYSLKCTYLSSLMMLALLPCFIYFTYYEPSIKARIILISFYLAFVTVCTAFAVLKGQRDDLTLATRMMALSFLIYGGFMVFRVTVTLFSAELEDFMAAALIHQLAFLVSIVLIVSMSFTMLWLINARLLRSIHDLSYSDPLTALGNRRALDEMVPVIMKQAGTTPVSAIMMDIDNFKSINDQHGHIVGDLVIKSFAEMVQSAIKTSPTASAFRFGGDEIMILLPNVNFLQAQAIACKLRLSISEISAVQGKEMFLTSSFGVAQLHPHENWDGFISRADKALYQAKTNGRNMTSICPSHINELVTA
- a CDS encoding phytanoyl-CoA dioxygenase family protein — its product is MVENSQQLSSQYDEHGYFVIRNYFNEAQIASLRKVVLKFHESWKADNEEFYQEEAFNSSLITGSEYLPTEDRRVLFNFISSKKVMEVVDAVIPNKPAFMNTQLFFNPVNPQQKDFWHRDCQYDYDIDDQMKVIMETQVLHLRVPLFDEPGMELIPGTHKRWDNEEEYNVRQEENGKVSSDDISGGKQIPLAAGDLLVFSADMIHRGRYGLDRLALDILIFDSAADYVDYVDDDCLPTPAMLSNISDPRLFMNTLHLKSMQYS
- a CDS encoding zinc-dependent alcohol dehydrogenase family protein encodes the protein MTDTKQNTRISQFRFGQPKESLKLEHVALGALDKDKVRVQIEATNINPSDLLSIYGVGQYKHSHQPPRVPGFEAVGRVIESSHAEFAVDQRVLVATSGTWQNYVDVSPDDLFQIPQHLENGYACQLYINALTAWVLTTEVAKLTQEDVLIINAGSSAIGKIFSQLSVSLGFQIIVVTSQPTQYPTTSSWVLDANANLVYQIKALDLPMPTVAFDAIGGSPGTDLIHTLGNNGRFINYGTLSLDFYEPRFFEYAKSQHIDFSTFFLRYWEEAEGKDVRRDKFTTMLDHFITNDIQLDIDRYLPFDEVQTAIDLIESKTIRLNGKIILQPQ
- a CDS encoding bifunctional metallophosphatase/5'-nucleotidase, which translates into the protein MKRHILSSAILLSLAFPTFAADGDIHDVTILGTSDIHGHFMAWDYAADKLNTRGSLSQIATKVGEIRKEQSNIILVDAGDTIQGNFVETFKDEPVDPMMLGFNHMKYDVWVLGNHEFDFGLKTLNRAVTQFKGQSLGGNIKNKNGNPFLPGYTILERGGIKIGVIGMDTPMTEVFAQGTNRLEGVTFTNPTLEVKKIVKEIDDKVDAIVLVAHMGIENENDIADTGVTDIANANPELDAIVAGHMHTRIDKAVVNGVIITEPDKYGRALSRIDLQFEERDGTFTLVNKDSFTYKIKGIDSDENMDELYQPYHKQLREMANRPVAQLTGVDLVPENEIRGIPQVHVQDTGISALYQEASFFYAPKANVIALQIDNDNAELDVGPIKAKDIAYNYQYAGGEITVYQMTGKELRTYMEWSAGYFNSVQPGDVTYSFNPERRASKYSTNDFFAGVTYTIDLTQPAGTRITNLAFADGTPVKDETEIRIGMNSYRMGHLTKQGGVLEGESFPVLFDTEAEYGEEAGTIRNMTIKYLKEEKNGQYEGKPQQRWALSGLESRYNEQREIVKSLINDETISIPTSDDGRYTNIASINVKELMFKSDEAKQTAITTREKKLAQATEQESKQIKREITLIKALN